From Candidatus Saganbacteria bacterium, a single genomic window includes:
- the gyrB gene encoding DNA topoisomerase (ATP-hydrolyzing) subunit B — MAKKSDYNASKIKILGGIEAVRKRPSMYIGSTSKSGLHHLIYEVVDNSVDEALAGFCDDVKVTIHKDCSVTVQDNGRGIPIDIHKETKKPAAEVVLTTLHAGGKFGAGSYKVSGGLHGVGVSVVNALSEWMKVEIRRDGEVYEQKFERGEAFLPKRTKDKAAEEITGTKVTFLADKEIFEETDYDYETVAHRLKEMAYLNKGLKIKFTEERGKGKEETYKYDGGIAEYVKHIIEGKDPLYKPAIYVSGEKDNIVVEVALQHCKDYYDENVFSFVNCIKTKEGGTHVIGFKTAITRAVNNFAKRYGLIKSDNESLSGDDVREGLSCVISLRVPNPQFEGQTKTKLGNSEIKGIVDSLVDEGITNYLEKNPAAGRAITDKSLIAMRVRAAARKAQELERKKSALDTATLPGKLADCTERDPAKCELFLVEGDSAGGSAKQGRDRMFQAILPLKGKILNVEKARLDKILNNDEIRTMITAIGSGVITGLRGGCNGGEEKEEELSHEEFLKKLQYHKVIIMTDADVDGAHIRTLLLTFFFRYARLIIENGNLFIAQPPLYLLKKGKAQTWIYSEKEMETTLKKSGKEGVSIQRYKGLGEMNPEQLWETTMNPDKRTMLKVDIEDGETADEIFTMLMGSEVGPRKDFIVQFAKKVRWLDI; from the coding sequence ATGGCGAAAAAGAGCGATTATAACGCTTCTAAAATAAAAATACTGGGAGGCATAGAAGCGGTCAGAAAAAGGCCGAGCATGTATATAGGCTCGACATCGAAGTCCGGGCTTCACCATCTAATATACGAGGTCGTTGACAACAGCGTGGATGAAGCTCTGGCAGGTTTTTGCGACGACGTTAAAGTGACGATACACAAGGACTGTTCAGTCACGGTGCAGGATAACGGGAGAGGGATCCCGATAGATATCCATAAAGAAACAAAAAAACCGGCCGCCGAAGTGGTCCTGACAACACTGCATGCCGGCGGCAAGTTCGGCGCGGGGAGCTATAAAGTGTCCGGAGGCCTTCACGGTGTCGGCGTTTCGGTCGTGAACGCCCTCTCGGAGTGGATGAAGGTAGAAATAAGGCGGGACGGCGAGGTATACGAGCAGAAATTTGAAAGAGGCGAGGCTTTTCTTCCGAAAAGAACCAAAGACAAGGCGGCGGAAGAAATAACGGGGACAAAGGTGACGTTCCTCGCGGACAAGGAGATATTCGAAGAAACGGATTATGATTACGAGACCGTGGCGCACAGGCTGAAAGAGATGGCATATCTGAACAAAGGGCTGAAAATAAAGTTCACCGAAGAAAGAGGGAAGGGGAAAGAAGAAACATACAAATATGACGGAGGCATCGCGGAGTACGTAAAGCATATAATCGAAGGCAAAGACCCGCTTTATAAACCGGCGATCTATGTTTCGGGGGAAAAGGATAATATCGTCGTCGAAGTGGCGCTCCAGCACTGCAAGGATTATTATGACGAGAACGTCTTTTCTTTTGTAAACTGCATAAAAACAAAAGAAGGCGGCACTCATGTTATCGGATTCAAAACAGCAATAACAAGGGCCGTCAACAACTTTGCAAAAAGATACGGACTGATCAAATCCGACAACGAAAGCCTTTCCGGGGATGACGTGAGAGAAGGGCTTTCGTGCGTCATCAGCCTCCGCGTCCCAAACCCCCAATTTGAAGGCCAGACAAAGACGAAGCTCGGCAACAGCGAGATAAAAGGCATCGTGGATTCGCTCGTAGATGAGGGGATAACGAATTATCTTGAAAAAAATCCGGCGGCAGGAAGGGCCATAACGGACAAATCCCTGATAGCCATGCGCGTGAGGGCGGCCGCGAGAAAAGCTCAGGAACTGGAGAGAAAAAAAAGCGCGCTCGATACGGCGACACTGCCGGGCAAACTGGCGGACTGCACGGAAAGAGACCCCGCAAAATGCGAATTATTCCTTGTAGAGGGCGATTCCGCGGGAGGGTCCGCCAAACAGGGCCGCGACAGGATGTTCCAGGCGATACTGCCGTTGAAAGGAAAGATCCTGAACGTCGAAAAAGCGAGACTAGACAAAATACTGAATAACGACGAGATACGGACAATGATCACAGCTATAGGAAGCGGGGTCATAACAGGGTTACGGGGCGGATGTAACGGGGGCGAAGAAAAAGAAGAGGAATTGTCCCATGAAGAATTTCTGAAAAAACTCCAATACCACAAAGTAATAATAATGACAGACGCGGACGTCGACGGAGCCCACATCAGAACACTGCTTCTGACGTTCTTTTTCCGGTACGCCAGGCTGATAATCGAGAACGGGAACCTGTTCATTGCCCAGCCGCCGCTGTATCTGTTAAAAAAAGGCAAGGCCCAAACATGGATCTATTCCGAAAAAGAAATGGAAACTACGCTGAAAAAGTCGGGGAAAGAGGGCGTTTCGATCCAAAGATATAAAGGGCTGGGAGAAATGAACCCTGAACAGTTATGGGAGACAACCATGAATCCCGACAAAAGAACGATGCTTAAGGTGGACATAGAGGACGGAGAAACGGCGGACGAAATATTTACGATGCTGATGGGATCCGAAGTAGGGCCCAGAAAAGATTTTATTGTGCAGTTTGCCAAGAAGGTGCGCTGGCTGGACATATAA
- a CDS encoding DciA family protein gives MIETAKEALAGLVKKNPALDRKLKSYGALDVWDKNIDASGKSWAERISKGVLFIVTENPSLSQEIVFHKNGSIKKINDELGETVVKDIKVRIGCKKEKERN, from the coding sequence ATGATAGAGACGGCGAAAGAAGCGCTGGCAGGGCTGGTCAAAAAAAACCCGGCCCTGGACCGGAAACTGAAAAGCTACGGGGCTCTAGATGTCTGGGACAAAAATATAGACGCGAGCGGGAAAAGCTGGGCGGAAAGAATTTCAAAAGGGGTTCTGTTCATAGTAACGGAAAATCCGTCATTAAGCCAGGAAATCGTCTTTCATAAAAACGGGAGCATCAAAAAGATCAACGATGAACTCGGCGAAACGGTCGTAAAGGACATAAAAGTGAGGATAGGCTGTAAAAAAGAAAAGGAGAGGAACTAA
- the dnaN gene encoding DNA polymerase III subunit beta yields MDVLCVKDDLFGGMQAVERIVATRSTLPIIGNVLFETKKDGIKLSANNLEMGLEVTIPASIKEDGSVLIPAKTLAGIVAKLPATNINIKKTDKGAVKISYKQSTSTINGMSAEEFPLLPRIKDAKTITVSPKTFTDMVKQTAFSVSTSEDKYILNGVLLETGKNPQEKDDSNIRMVATDGFRLAKRGANTGTVLAVSSVIVPAKALLEVCRIIQNRNDEELKISISNEQIAFKFKDVYLVSRLIQGQFPDYKQVLPKSSEVKLTTETRALLEATERAAVIAGSSSNIVKLRIEQGKLHIIANSPDVGSVDEVVDVDLKGEAKSHVAFNVRLITDALKVIDSEKVTLEFAGPISPGIIRPEGDENYIYIIMPIRTTDTPA; encoded by the coding sequence ATGGATGTTCTCTGTGTAAAAGACGATCTTTTTGGAGGAATGCAGGCCGTCGAGCGCATTGTTGCCACAAGAAGCACTCTGCCGATAATAGGGAACGTTCTTTTTGAAACAAAAAAGGACGGGATAAAACTGTCGGCCAACAACCTTGAGATGGGACTTGAGGTAACAATACCCGCGTCGATAAAAGAGGACGGATCCGTACTTATTCCGGCAAAGACACTGGCAGGTATCGTGGCAAAACTGCCGGCGACAAACATAAATATTAAAAAAACAGACAAAGGCGCCGTAAAAATATCCTACAAACAATCGACATCAACGATAAACGGGATGTCGGCCGAAGAATTCCCCTTATTGCCAAGAATAAAAGACGCGAAGACAATAACTGTATCACCAAAGACATTTACCGATATGGTCAAACAAACGGCCTTTTCCGTGTCCACCAGCGAAGATAAGTATATTCTGAACGGGGTGCTTTTAGAGACGGGCAAAAACCCCCAGGAAAAGGACGACAGCAATATAAGGATGGTAGCGACGGACGGGTTCCGTCTCGCGAAAAGGGGGGCAAATACAGGCACGGTCCTCGCAGTGTCGAGCGTGATCGTGCCGGCAAAAGCTTTGCTGGAAGTTTGCAGGATAATCCAGAACAGGAACGACGAAGAATTAAAGATAAGCATATCCAATGAACAGATAGCATTCAAATTCAAAGATGTCTATCTTGTTTCCCGCCTGATACAGGGGCAGTTCCCGGATTACAAGCAGGTATTGCCTAAATCGAGCGAGGTCAAGCTGACAACCGAAACAAGGGCACTTCTTGAGGCGACCGAAAGGGCGGCGGTTATAGCGGGAAGCAGCTCGAATATCGTGAAGCTCAGGATCGAACAAGGGAAATTGCATATAATAGCGAACTCGCCGGACGTGGGAAGTGTCGACGAGGTAGTGGATGTGGACTTAAAAGGCGAGGCCAAATCACACGTGGCCTTCAATGTAAGGCTTATAACGGACGCATTAAAAGTGATCGACAGCGAGAAAGTGACGCTGGAATTTGCCGGACCGATCAGCCCGGGCATCATAAGGCCCGAGGGAGACGAAAATTATATCTATATAATAATGCCGATAAGGACAACGGATACGCCGGCATGA